The sequence below is a genomic window from Oreochromis niloticus isolate F11D_XX linkage group LG3, O_niloticus_UMD_NMBU, whole genome shotgun sequence.
AGTCGTCAACCTCCTGGAGCTCACTTTTGGTGTGTTGAAATGACATGAGAACAGGGACAAGAATAGGGGAGAGAAAGCTTCTTGCATACACACCTGGGTCTGAATGTATATTCACAAGCAGTCAAAACAAAGTACATCAAAgggaaatgtttattttggatCTGAACAACTTTTTACTTACATAAAAGTGTGcgggtcaaaatgacccgcAACATCATCTTTGTATACAAAGACTGCAGAGACATTCCAGGACACATCAAAGTGTCCATATTTTACACACCAAATCATGACCCCAGATAAGGAAAAGTCATAAGGTttcatgaagaaaaagaaaggatgaCCAGTACCTTGGTACACACAAAAACTGGAATGGGTCAAATTGACCCTTAACATAATAAgaaggttaaataaaaatgaaaaagggttattttaaatgcatcatgtttttaatttgcaagttcATAACGGTTTTCCCTTTTCCAGTTCACAATCAATTCTACCCCatgtcaaaaatatgtataggaAAATTTCCCTAATATATTATTACatacacccacaaccactagcactttatcactatcacaattatcctaactgcactactgtatagttctgtgtgaatatcattctgtacatatgataatttttcaatcctacaactgtttataacttacatagttcacatttctgtataactgtatatctcagatttctgtatagtttttatttcatatttatatcctgttcatagcctgtacatagcttgtactcactacagcctgtacatacttatagttatagaatattcataatatagttcacaccgtgtacattataacataccataatagacccatttctgtaatatacttacacatctctattattgctaatatatattgtaatatatctatatcactaaagcacttctggatagatgcaaactgcatttcgttgccctgtacctgtgacatgtgcaatgacaataaagttgaattctaattctaattatttataaatatacctGTCCGGCAATTAATTGCATAAGTACATGGAGGCGGGACCTCACAGCTGAAGCATACTCCATAAAGTGGTGTACATTATTACATATGCATTGCATATTATATGTAACATGGTATTTTTCAATTATGTATTTACCAAGATCAAGAAGTCACAAGACAGACCACACTGTGGtgcatgtttaaacaaggaaagtTTACTGGTCAAagttatttattaaacaaataaacaacaatccccccccccccaaaaaaaaatacacattcacacagaattccactctgtagagtgagcaatcataatgaagcagtctgttttattttgtggattcaacttcatatttttggccaccagatgtcaccagagaggactgtgttgaaaagcttcgagtaatgaacccTTTTTCCATtcaagcttcagtgcttcagacaaattcatttggccatcactacctaagcctgctttaaatttctcaataactttatccctgacctgtctggtgtgttctttggacttcatggtgttgttgctcccaatattctcttagacaacctctgaggccgtcacagagcagatgtatttgtactgacattagattactcacaggtgcactctgtttagtcattagcactcatcaggcaatgtctatgggcaactgactgcactcagaccaaaggcggctgaataattacgcacaccccactttgcagttatttatttgtaaaaaatgtttggaatcatgtatgattttcgttctcacgtgtacaccactttgtattggtctgtCGTGTGGAAttacaataaaattgattcatgtttgtggctgtaatgcgacaaaatgtggaaaagttcaagggggccgaatacttttacAAGCCACTGTATTATCAACATCTGgagcaaaaaatacactgaacCACATAATCACTAGTTACCTTAACCAGTTTGATAGGAGATCAACACATTGTCTTTAGGAATCTTGATGAGAGGTGAGAATGATGACCTTCATAAAGAACATCTGTTCTTTTTAGCAAAGTGGAACAGTTaggcatttttaaattttagaaGAAAAAGAGCAAGTAGTAGAAAATGTTAATGCTGCGAGGAAGGATACCTGCAAACTCATGGTCTAGAAAACTCCACACTGTTTTAAAGTGTTAACTAAAATCAACATATATAAATCtatctatatagatagatataaatgtgtgtgtgtgtgtgtgtgtgagtgtgagagagagatgaggtctgTAAACAACTTGTTCTTTGTATCCTTTCTGATGATTATGTTCAaagtatgtttttcttttggctttCTATCAATAATTCCttcttaattattattttttcaaactTTAACTAAActtattattttgatttttttggtatttttttcctccttttagcACCTTCTGCCAGTACCACAGTAAATAGTTTCTTGATATTTGCTCATTTGGCTGTGAGGTGCAGCAGGGTATGTACTGGCTCCTTCATTTAGATCCAGTCAAACTCTGAGTTCATATTGTGAGCTGCTAACCTCCGTGTTAGCTTGCATGTTATCAGACAGAAGATCTTTAATTTTAAAGTTAACAGCAACATTTTCATCCAAAATTACTTGATGGAAAAATTACACTTTTGTAAGTTTtatgtagtttttatttttctagttATACAAGTTAAGATCTAATATTTGAGATAATACAGTTCTGGTCTTTTTCATTTGTCTCTTAGATGGCCTCCAACTAAATGCTCAATCCATAATCCGGCCAAGTTTACCCTCCAAATAAcctcttgtctttattttgtattaaaccTCGAAGGCTTGTTtatcttttacattttctgtttatgaTGTTGGTAAGAACAGTGTGTGATATGGTCATGCAGGTTGGACCAACTACACAAAAGCACAGCTCACTATAAAGGAGCATGTTATATTGAACCAATACTCTCCTAGATACATGCACAACTGACTGTAATTATGACAAGTGGAAACAAGCATAGTTCACAcggttacatttatttttaaatgattcaAGGTGACATAAAACCTGCATCACCAGTTTCAGGAAGTCtgaagtcacacacacacacacacacacacacacacacacaatcattcAGTGCAAAAATATGTGAAACTTTGGCAGTGGACAAATTAGCAAAACAAAACCccgaaaaaatacaaaaagaaaaggggggaaaaaaggaccaatataaaaaaaacccctctaaaataaagtaaaaattggacagtaacagactaaagaGGCTCCTTCATGGAAGGTAAAGTTCAATAAAGCTCAATCATTCCAGGTCAAATGGAGGAAATGTCTAACTTTGCAGCTACAACGAAATGTTTtggtttcatttaaatgtaaaaatgttaaaattaaaagaaggCAAACAAGTTATATGTGATCAATGGATTCTGACTTTCAGACAGACATTAACTGTCTATAATCCAATGacctttttcctttcttcagatgtaaaatgtaaattcaaaataaaatctggaCGTGTCTGACAGGTACCTAGTAGATGTTTAGTGTTAttgatttctgtctttttatattttcagtgACAAGACTGAAAACAAAGGACAGGAATCACAGTTAAGCTGACATTTTAAACAGGCTGAAGTTCAGCAGGAGGCTGGTATGAATCCCGACTATGtggttgtttatgttttctgtagatcaagaaaccaacaacagcagcaacaagaagcacagcagaaactgacagaccaacgatcagtccaacagatccatcctctgtgtctcctcctgtctgacctgcaggtgagaaacaggtgtgaggtgtcagctgtcaggtaggtgatgagtgaagaacagaacagaatccatttcctcttcaaactgctgtcagacattatctactgcactctgatcacatcactcagaccagctgctttctacaaagtctcatcaacaacatctttagaaacaaacatcaacaaccaggaagcagcttcacctctgatcacacacacactcaactctactcactcacctggaggatcaacatgaAGGTAGATGATGCTGATGGGCTTATCATCTAAAATTGCTCTCTTCCGGCGCTTTGCTCCTCTCTGGACgacacgacactcgtatgttccagtgtcattaaccgtcacatccttcagaatcaaagacacgtctccatccttcatctgtctgtcctgcagatccacccggttcttaaaagatggatgctgttgTTCTGGGTTGAGCCTCTTATCCCGAAACAAAAGCACATATTTCtctcccaggtcagctctgctccactccacaataataataacgtTGTTGTCTGGAGCTCGACATGGCAGAGTTACGTTCCTCTGTCCAGACTGAGCTGGGATGATTCTCTGGTCTGAAAGAAACCACAAAGAGCAgcggttaaaggtcaaagtccAACTGTTCACAGCCACCAATCAGAGTGAAAGTCACTTGTGTCAAACCTCATTTTCACTGACACTGCTTTAAAAGTATGTTCTACTGGATAAGTGTTTCACTTTGTTGCCTAGCTGCAATAAATAAGGAGCTAATTTTGAACTGAGACCACTGTAGTAAAGTGTTTGTAAAACTGGACTTCTCAGAAATGCTTAAAGCACACGATCACAAAGGTTCCACAGTTCCTGCAGCTTCCACAGAACAAAaacatgtgctgataataagtgaacataatgtgtgagagaaagcagcctctcattataagacactgtgagtctctgcatgctgcctttatggagctacagctgtttgtatacactgaacaaaaagctttgtagctgcatactgactcctgacactacaacacatcacattgacacacacataaagcctcatttatgtgtgtgtctgcttaaatgtttctgtttggaCAGCAGGGAGAGACGGGTTCTCACTCAGATGTCCTCCTGTGCAGTCCTCCAAAATCCTGACTGTGCATTAGTGGAAGTGGATGACACAGGAATCTGTGACTGCAGAGACACTTTTCATTGTTCTTCACACTTGTTTTTACTTCAGCTCTTTTTATGTTAGATCTGCTCTTTTCCCTCCGGTTGGCTGAtgaaccaacaacaacacacgcAGGAACGACCCACAGACCGGTTGTATCACATCTGACAGCAGAGCTCTCT
It includes:
- the LOC102080215 gene encoding programmed cell death 1 ligand 1, with product MAPRTFAPLCSISLLVGVFVFVSADQRIIPAQSGQRNVTLPCRAPDNNVIIIVEWSRADLGEKYVLLFRDKRLNPEQQHPSFKNRVDLQDRQMKDGDVSLILKDVTVNDTGTYECRVVQRGAKRRKRAILDDKPISIIYLHVDPPGQTGGDTEDGSVGLIVGLSVSAVLLVAAVVGFLIYRKHKQPHSRDSYQPPAELQPV